In Hyalangium minutum, the genomic stretch GCAGGCGACTGTCCCGGTCAACCCCCAAACCGTGCTACGCCCTGGGGTATGAGCGGGAACGACGTCCGCGGCCGCACGCCCTTGTCCTTGGTGGCCCAGGAGCCGGATCTCCATTTCTACATGCAGCGAGCCGGTGAGCGCGGTGGGCCGGTGCTGGTGCTGGGAGCCGCGAATGGGCGGGTCCCCTGGTCGCTGGCCGGGCATGGCTTCGAGGCGGTGGGCGTAGACCCTTCCGAGGTGATGATCCGTTCCGCCGAGGAGCGCCGCTCTTCCGAGTCGGCCGAGGTCTCCGCCCGCGTGCGTTTCATCGTCTCGGACGTACGGGCGCTGCGGCTGGCGGAGCGCTTCCCGTTGGTGCTCGCGCCGCAGCATGCGCTGGGGCTGATGTCGACGCTGGATGATCTGGACGCCTTCATGGCCACGGTGTGCCACCACCTGGCGCCCGGAGGGACGTTCATCTTCGACGTGCTGAACCCGCCGCGCGAGGCCATCATCCGCGACGACGACGACGAGCACGCGCCGCGCGAGCCGCTGGAGCCGCGCCGTCCGCTGTTCGCCCGGCACCTGCGCGAGCGCAGACCGCCCGGAGGCACCGCACCCATCCGCCGGCTGAAGCTGCGTCACTTCGCGCCCGAGGAACTGGACGAGGCGCTATCCCACTGCGGGCTGTCGCTGCACGAGCGCTATGGTCGCTTCGACGGCAAGCCGTTCGACTTGCAGGACTCGCGGCAGATCGGCGTGGCGACGCTGTGAGCCGCAGTCCTCAGCGATCGAACCGGTAGCCCAGGCCGCGGACCGTGAGGAAGTGTCGCGGGTCCTCGGGATCCGGCTCGAACTTGAGCCGCAGCTGGCGCACGAAGTTGTCCACCGTCCGGGCGCTGCCCTCGTAGTCGAAGCCCCACGCGCCCGACAGCAACTCCTCGCGCGTGAACGTGCGCCCCGGGTGCGCCAGGAAGTGCGCCAGCAGCTTGAACTCCTGCGCCGTCAGCTCCACCGGCTTGCCCGCCCGCGACACCGTCCGCGACACCAGCTCCACCTCCACATCTCCGAAGGTGACGGGCGGCGTGCCCGTGAGCGGATAGCGCCGGCGCAGCACCGCCTTGATGCGCGCCAGCAGCTCCTGCAGCCCGAACGGCTTCGCCACATAGTCATCCGCGCCCAGGTTCAGGCCGAGAATCTTGTCCATCTCCTGGCCCTTGGCGGAGAGCATCACCACCGGCGTGTCCCGGCCCCGGCGTCGCAGCTCCTTGAGCAGCTCGTAGCCGTTGAGCTCCGGCAGCATGATGTCCAGCACCATCAGGTCCGGCGCCTCGTCCATCGCCTTGGCCAGCCCGGTGCGCCCATCCTGGGCCTGCAGCACCTCGTAGCCCTCGATGCGCAGGTTCATGGACAGCCCCGTGAGGATGGCCAGGTCATCCTCGACCACCAGGATGCGCTGCGACTTCTCGCTCATGCCTTGCCCACCGGAAGCTGGAGGGTGAAGCGGCTGCCCTTGCCCACCTCACTCTGCACCAGGATGCGTCCGCCGTGCGCCTCGATGATGCGCTTGGTGATGGCGAGCCCCAACCCGCTTCCGTCCGTCTTGCGCGTCAGCAGGTTATCCACTCGATAGAAGCGCTCGAAGATGCGCTTGCGCTCCCTGGGAGCAATCCCCACGCCGTTGTCCTCCACCGACAGGCCCACCCACTTGCCCTCTGCCTGGGCCGAGACGGTGATGCGCTTGTCCTGCCCGCTGTACTTGTAGGCGTTCTGCAACAGGTTGAGCAGCGCCCCCGCCACCGCGTGCCGGTCCGCCTCCACCGGCGGCAGGCTCGTGGGCACCTCCACCTTCAGCTCCACGCCGCTGTCCAGCCGCTGCGCCCGGAAGGCCGCCACTGCCTCCTCCACCAGATGAGACACCTGCAGCTGCTCGAGGTGGTACTCCTTGCGCCCGCTCTCGATGCGTGCCCAGTCCAGCACCCGCTCGATGAGCGAGGACAGCCGCTCCGTCTCCCGCGTGAGCAACTGGAGCACCTCCTGCGTCTGCGCTGGATCCTTCAGCCGCCCCAGCGCCAGCGTCTCGATGAACATGCGGATGGAGG encodes the following:
- a CDS encoding class I SAM-dependent methyltransferase, coding for MSGNDVRGRTPLSLVAQEPDLHFYMQRAGERGGPVLVLGAANGRVPWSLAGHGFEAVGVDPSEVMIRSAEERRSSESAEVSARVRFIVSDVRALRLAERFPLVLAPQHALGLMSTLDDLDAFMATVCHHLAPGGTFIFDVLNPPREAIIRDDDDEHAPREPLEPRRPLFARHLRERRPPGGTAPIRRLKLRHFAPEELDEALSHCGLSLHERYGRFDGKPFDLQDSRQIGVATL
- a CDS encoding response regulator transcription factor translates to MSEKSQRILVVEDDLAILTGLSMNLRIEGYEVLQAQDGRTGLAKAMDEAPDLMVLDIMLPELNGYELLKELRRRGRDTPVVMLSAKGQEMDKILGLNLGADDYVAKPFGLQELLARIKAVLRRRYPLTGTPPVTFGDVEVELVSRTVSRAGKPVELTAQEFKLLAHFLAHPGRTFTREELLSGAWGFDYEGSARTVDNFVRQLRLKFEPDPEDPRHFLTVRGLGYRFDR